TTGATTGGTTATCTCTATAGCTGTAGTGACCTGATGTAGAGAGCTCACTCTGTGGCTGAAGTGACGTGCTGTAGAGACCAGATCTCTCTGTGGCTGTAGAGACCAGCTGCCTCTCTGGCTGTATTGACCAGCTGCAGTGACAGGCTTTCTCTAAGGCTGGAGTGACTCTCTCTGGCTGTAGTGACCAGCTCTCTCCTCGGCTGTAGTGACCTGCTGTAGTGaccagctctctctctggctgtagTTACCAGCTGCTTTGACCGGTTATCTCTATGGCTGGAgtgactctttctctctttggcTGTAGTTACCTGGTGCAGTGACCggctctctctggctgtgttgaCATGTTGTAGTGACTGACTCTCTGGCTGTAATAACCTGCTGTAAtgactgactctctctctggctATTGTAACCAGCTCTCTATCTGGCTACAGTGACCAGCTGTAATGACCAGCTCTCTCTATGGCTAGAGtgacactctttctctctctctctctctgtctctcgctgtaGTGATGTGCTATAgggacacactctctctctggctgcagtCACCAGTTCTTTGTTTGGCTGTAGTAActagctgtctctctctggctgtatTGACTGGTGGATTGTCACTCTCCGATTTGTACTGACACAATGGCAAAGATAACTGGTGATATATCTGACCTGTACTGACCGGCAGTAGTGGTGGTGGGTGGTCTCTGACCTGTAACGACTGGTTCTCCCTGCCGAGTTCTTGCATGGCTGCTGTTGTGTCATCCAGTTTGCGACGCATCTCCACCACTTTGGCCTGAAGTTTCTCAATCTCACCCTCACCCTTCAAACACCTGTCACACAACAACAGCCGTGAAACAAGAAAGCATGGCTACACACAATGTCTGGCAGAAATCTTACACCACATTCACATGTAATGTAGCTGATGTTTGGAAGTCTCTACCCCAATCAACTGCACATGTGAAAAAGGAGTATTTCTTCACCCAGCATCAATGGAATCTTCTATAGGGGTTCCAAAACAGTGTATAATCATGCCTTCAGATAGGGTGAGATAGAGGGTTCAAGGCCAAACAGAGGGTTCAGTGTCAGAGAGGGGGGTCAGAGGGTGCTCGGGGGGGGGGCCTCATTGTCTCAGAAGGGGTCAGGATCAGAAGGGGGTCTTCATGTTCTGGAAGGAAGTTGTAGGCTATCCCATCTCACCTCTCCAGTAGGGCACGGCGCTCATCCTGGTTATTCTGCACAGTGGCCTCCAGAACAGCGATGTCCCCCCGAAGTTCGTCCGTCTGCTTCTCTAGCTCGCCCACACGCCGCTGGCTGCCCTGCCACTCACGCTTCAGCGTGGCCATGTTCTCATTCAGTGCCGTCACCTGCATGGACAGCCTAGACTCCACCTCCTCGTGACGCTTCACCAGCTCTGCCTTTGTCTTCAACTCTGCCTCCTGCAGAGAGAACATGCCATGGTTACTGGTGCCACCAGAAACAGATGTACAACAAAGTAATGTGAACGTGTGTGGTTGTGGTCAATGTgagtaatgtaaatgtgcatgtgcGATGTGAACATGTGTGGTTGCAGTCAGCGTGCGAGTCATATGAACATGCGTCCAGTTGCAGTCAGTGCATGAGTAATGTGTACCAGCTCGGCCTGGATCTGTGCCTTCTCTGCTTGCAGGTCCTCCTCTCGCTGACAAAGGCCATCTCGGGTGGCCTggtgctgctgcttctcctgctgcagctcagCCTGTGTGCTCTCCACCCTGTTCTGAACCTCCAGCTTCTGCTGGATCAGCAGCTGCTTAGCTTCCCGCAACTCCTGCAGTTCCTAAACCCACAACACCCTAACTGTCAATCACTGCTCAGCATCTGTTAATCACAACAAAGACCTGTTAATCACAGCCCAGCACCTATCAGTCAAAGTGCAGCTTCAATAAATAACACCACACAGCCCAGTACCTACAAATGACTTCGGAGACACACAACACCACCTGGCCCTAAGTGCACATAAGCATGCTGGGAGTGGGACCTTGTCACTGCGGTCAGTGCTGGCTCTCAGCTCCTCAGTCAGGCGCTTCACTTCCTGCTCCAGACTGCCTTGCATCTCCCTCAGTTCCTCCCCCTTTAACtgctcctccttcagctgctcctgACTTCGCTCCTGCATAAAGACACACATTGAGAAGctcactctcacatacacatacacatacacatacacacacacagaaagactcagaaacacacacaaacctgctgctgctgcagttctcTAAGGGCCTCCTCCTGTTGTTGGAGCCGGTTGTCCTTCTGTGCCACATCCTGTTGCAACATAGTGTGACCTGCTTTTAGCTGCTTGATTTGCGCCTCCTGGCTGCTCAGGTGCACCTGGTTGGACACTATCTCCTCCTGGGCAAGGGTAAACTTGTCCTCAGAGGCCTGCAAAAATAAGGTTTTCTTCTCTGAATCTCTCACATGGTAGTCTCCATACACCCCAAGTCTCAGTTACCCTCGTCACCATATACCACCAGTTCTACTCCCATTACAGTCATCATACATTTATAGTCATGTTAATCACCTTGAGTTCCAGTCATACAAGTCACCATATACCATGCGTACAGGGCACACCAGTCACAGTACTCTGAATAATGGTATAGTCACCGTACTCCATGAGTCTTGTCAGGCGAGTAACCATACTCCACAAGTCCCAGTCACACAAGTCACCATTCCCCACAAATCCCAGTCATACTACATTCATCACACACCACAAGCCACAGTCATGCAACTGTCATTATACAGCGATCTTACAGAATTAATCCGAGTTGTGCTTTAGCCTTAGTTCCCACAGAACCGGCTTGTATCTATGACGTGTTCTCTGTGAGTTAATATCATTCTTGCTTTAGTCTTAACAATGTCACAGAAATGGCTTATGTTTATGGGGTGTAATGAGTGTCTGCCCACCTTCAGGTCCTGCCGCAGTGCGGAGATCTCGGAGTCCTTGCCGTAGCAGTTGGACTGCAGTGTGGCCAGGGTGTGCTGGCTGCTGTCCAGGCTCTTCTGAAGTTCTACTCGCTGGGTCCTCTCTGAGCTCAGATCCTGGGACAGAGTGGCTATCTGCTCCTTCAGcttgccctcctcctccacctgtctcatacacacaccagctcagtatgactgtgtgagtgtatgcatgtctgtgtgtgactgtgtgtgtttctgagtgccTTACCTTCTTGGCATTCAGGGTCTGCAGGTCACTCATCTGATTCTCAAGCTTCTTCATTTCCTGGATGAAGGACCCCTGGGTTGTCTTCAGCTTCTCCTGAAGCAGCTGTGTCcccttctccttttcctccaGGGCTTCCTGCATCTGTGCCAGCTGCGTAGACAGGGCAGTTACCTGCGCTTTCAGccccttctctgtctgtaaGAGGAAGTGGCAGGgtcaacagcagtgctgagtgCTGCTGGGGTCAAGGTTATTGCTCTACACAGCATAACAGTACActacaaatcaaatgcatttaaggctttaaaGGGGCTTGCCCTTTCTTgtccctatcttaaggaccttcttcatccataccttccacaaagagcccttcattcccaaaataccgggcttctcatcattccaagagtgggcaaaactactatagacggtagagccttttcctattgagcccctctcctgtggaacagcttacctaccAAGGtttggggagcagactctctctccacctttaagtctaggctaaaagcatatctatacagtaaatcctttagctgagggacatggcctggtgctggcgtagatcatagagtctctggtggactaagtggtcattgctgtcatgacatggactctgtgctgtggaCTGGTGCTGACTGCCTTAGGGCcaccctcatgactatgccggttccttgcctcccgtcccctagttatgctgccataatgttagtttaccggggtttttttttccccttgttgcACATTGGCACCTTTtgtccctgcccctcctctcctgcctctctgctgtacattcatgtcattcttaccatccactaatcattgttctctatttgtttcctgtccctgctccgggctcctgcctggagctgtagtccaagcatcacaccccgatctccagtcctgctacttcgctgccctgcctatcaagctAACTacgtgccaagaaccggacattctctaggatacattttataattactgttatttactactgtctatcaaaactcaaatgtcttaaagtacattgtacaatgtcaagtattctatgtaattctatctgcccagtgccggccagaagcagatgggctccccgTCTGAgttgggttctgctcaaggtttcttcctgtaaattaagtttttccttgccactgttgccttaggcttgctctcagggggtctcaggcctgggaaaaatgtaaagctgctttgtgacaacttgtgttgtaaacagcgctatacaaataaaattgaattgaattgaactgaaaagcAGCATAGCTACTTAAAAACCACTGTatataaacacattacattGGCTTTAGAACCAGTAGAGTAGCAGGGCATAAAAATCTTCTAGCCTAGTGCTCTTCTATGAACTGGAAGAGCCTGATTTCACCTCCTCCATCCTCTGGAGTTGCCCTTTGACCTCTTCCAGCTCCTTGGATGTAGTCTCCAACCTCTTTTTCAGCTCCTGTTTGGCCTGCTGATGAGAGTTTTCCTGCAGAAGTGAACAAAAAGAGGGATGACCTAGTGCTCTGCAGGACATGACATTAACACTCACTATTCAGCTGAAATGACCACATGCCCACTGGTCAGCTGAAATGACCACACATCCACTGTTCAGCTGCAATGACCACACATCCACTGTTCTGAATTCTGGATGTTTCTACAAATTAGTTCACAGCTGATCACACAGGGTTACAGATGTTTTAATCCTTGCAATGGTCAGGTTTGGGTGATCATCTACTTCAGACACAAGTGCAGGGACCAAACCTTCTCTGCCAGAGTGCTGCTGGCACAttttttctcctgctccagcttAGAGAGGGTCTTCTTCAGGCTGTCCTGGGCAGCATTCAGCTTCTGGTTCAGGGCATCCTTCTCCCTCTGGGCTTTCTCGAGGTCAGCCTGCTGCACCTTGCCCTCCTCGCCCAACTCATCCAGCCTCCGCTGCAGGctggccctctcctcctctcgctgctgtagctgctgctgtGTAGCCAGCAAGGTGGCGTTCTGACACTTCAGATCCTCCTGCAGCCCTGCGGCcctgaatgacaatgacagcataTACAGGGATGTACCAGGGAGAGACAGAATTTACAGTACAGCCACATGGTATACCAGGGAGAGACAGCATATTCAGTATAGTCACAGGGTACACCAGAGAGGGACGGCGTATACAGTATAGTCACAAGATATACCAAGGAAAGAGAGCATATATAGTACAGCCACAGGGTATatcagagagagacaacatAAAGTATTGTAACAGGGCCTacaggtgtgtgaccgtgtgtCCAGTACAGTAACAGGGAGTGACAGAGCACAGAGTACAGTAACATGAGTACAGGAGAATGACAGGGTGTACACTATAGGCACAGGGTATATGGGAGAATGACAGGGTGTATAGTATAGTAAAAGGTCGCACAGGAGATTGACAGGGTGTACAGAACAGTAATGGCGTACAGGAGAGTTACAAGGCATAGAGTACAGTAACACGCATACGGTAGAGTGATAGGGTGTATAGTATAGTAAcagagtgtatgtgagtgtcaGCATGTGATGCAGCGATGTGTTCAGCAGTGGAAAGAAGTGTGTGCCGAGTTACTgaatgctgtaatgtaatgccatcctgatgcaggtgtgcagatCTTACCGTTCCCTCTCTACGTCAAGCTGGTGGCTCAGCTCCTGGATCTTGGTGTCGGCCTGTGTGCTGCACTGCTGGGCTTTCAGCAGGGCCTGCTGTGCCTCGGTGCGGCTGGCCCGCAGCTCCTGTACCTCGGCTTCCAGCTTCTGCAGACACAagcatgctaatgctaatggaCCACATCCCCAGCACTAATGCACCACAGGTCACAATGTAGGGACGGCTGGGCGATCTGCAACACCTCTCTGCCTTGGGACCTGGTTTGGGGAGTCACCCAACATGCAACTGACCTAGGTTCCGTCCACTGGATCAGGTTCACGCTCCCTATGAACAGCACTGACCTTAACCTGGCCCTTCAGCTGTTCAGCCTCCTGCTCTGAGTTCAGCAGTTTGTCCTTGCACTCCTTCAGGCTGCCTTCCAGCTGGCTGCATAGCTCTTGTTTTTCCTGCAGCTTCCTGGTTATCTCCCCCAGCTTAGCCTGTGTtttcagcagctcctgcagggggcagtctaTGTGTTACCTGCACAACATACCTACACAAACTGCACAGCGCCACAGGACCCCCAGGGCAGCAGGGGTGAAAAGCCCTGGCTCAACAACCTTACAGTACAATATTCATACCTAAACACTGGCACAACATAGCAGAATATATCTAAGAATTCACTTCAATATGATGAAATATGCTTCAGTACATTTAAGTACAACATGAATCAACATCACATATCTAAGTTCTATTAAGTTGAGTACCTAAGCATTAGGTTAATATACACCATTGAAATAACACCCAATGTTCAAAGATAACTAGAGTTACTGCAAGTGCTGTAGTTTGATCCAAATTGCTGCAttagaaagaaaataaatacatttaaatgaatgaacaaatgaatgaatgaatgctatGGATTGATTCTCATATGCTCTATGGATACAGCAGAATCATCACACTCCTACTGGGCATCCACCTTATAACAGTAAAGTGAGGATTACTTTTAGACAGGCAGTATGTCAGCCACCTAAAAAGCCCCACACCCTTCCCTTGGGGAGTCCCAATCTAAAAAGCTGTCAAGCCATACATTGAATGTGGATCTGATGAACAGCTTTGCAGTTAAGGCGCTTGGCCCAGATTCAACCCCAGCTCAGTAATCGACCTAGAATGACTGGGAGCCATACTGTACACAGTGTGAATGCACTGGAAGATAGCAGAGGTGATAATGGCGAGATGCGTGTAGTACACAACTGGCGATTCTAAATAGGGTTgtgtaaacaggaaaaaagcataCATAAATGTGGCTCTGATGAGAAAACTGGACACTAGGTGAAAGAGctatttttgctgctgttgataGTGAAAGTCAGGGCAGTGAATACGAGAGTCCACAGAAGGTCATATCTGCCAATGGGATCTCTAATTCTCTCAGTGTCACAGGTACTGGTGACACACTCACCTGCTGCTTgtcctgcagtgtgtgctggGCTGTCTCCAGGTGATTCTGCAAGTCAGCTCGCTGGGTGGTCTTGGCTGCCTCAGCAGACAGAAGCATCTCAGTTTTGGCTTTGAGctgtaaaacacagacagatgagacgtatgcatttgaaacattttcttgaCTGCTTGTACACACAGCTTCCAGCGCAGATATAAAATACTTTTCCTTAACTCACCATATGAGCAATAACACTCAATTTACATTCAAAAAGTTTTCTCTTTGTACTGTTGAAGAGTTCTGATGAAGGCATACACtgacaatgtaaataaaataaggtAGATTCAGGTCACTGATAGTGTATCCAGCTAGCGAGTTAGCAGCAAGCCACTTAGTTAGCTTGTGAGCCCACtggcagaaaacagaattagctaggtagctagggGATGTGGAGGGATAATGTTTAATGTACTGTGGCAgtcaaaatatataaacaatgaaattaCCTTTCTCtccaaaaaaatttaatttattgcttcattccattatctttttttatttcacaggtgtgtccaaacttttgactggtactgtataccCAACAAAATCATTTGTGTATGGTCAATGTAGCATTGGTTATCTGTCAATTCCTGATTTAATAACTAAACAAGTGAAAAATCAGGTTGTTAATGGAAGTTAGTGCTATTCTACTATTGAGAAGTGGAGAGtaacacagtaccagtcaagaGAAAAcacctttctttatttttactattttccacattttagaataatagtaaagacatcaaaactatgaaacacaaatggaattatgcaataaccaaaaaagtgttaaacaaatgaaaactcatattttatattcttcaaaatatcttcaaaatataatttttaaattaaaatgttttttacaaagaaattcatacacagtcaatataaacagtgaaattaatgcataagaaataaatttcacacatttaagcatgtctttagatcaagatgtctttgaatgcCTGTTTCTCttcatcttaatcaggtgtgtccaaacttttgactggcactaTATACAATTGTGGTGAGCCCATGACCACATCACAGTTGGACAGGTGGTTCCAGGAAGCTTGGGAACTGCTGGTCCAGATTACTTTTTACACTACACTAGGCAATGTAGTGTTTGATGTCAGACTGCAGATGTAACGTGTTTGATGGTAGACCTCAGATGTAATGTGCTTGATGTCAGACCACAGGTGCAACGTGTTTTGTGTTACGTGTTTTTCCTCAAGACTGTACCTGTGTGTCCAGTTGGGCCACTCTCTCCTTGCTCTGAGTGAGCTGGGTGTTCAGGTCAGTGACAGAGTTCTCTAGGGCCTGGCAGTGATCCTGAGCTGAGCGAAGTCGGGTCTTCTGCTCCTGGACCTGCTCGTGGAGGTTGTCCTGTGCCTGCTTGTGGCTCTCTGATTGGTTCTTCATCTTGTTCGTCAGCTGCATAACCTAATAATGCCAGGACAGAAGCCAGTCCTGGAATTGACTCTTAATACATGAAATGCAGTCATCCAGCATAAACCTTGACTTAGGTGGATGTCTTCCCGCTGATGAAGCCAATTTCCTCACAATAGCCACACTTTCCACTGTGTGTACATTGCTGctcaaatgtatgtgtgtatgggttgtactgtacctctgtgcgtgtgtatggaAAATGCTGTACccatgtgtgggtgtgggctGTCCTGTACccatgcatatgtgtatgagGTGTGCTgtatccatgcatgtgtgtgtggggtattctgtacccgtgtgtgtgtgtatatggggtgtttgtgtgtgtatgtatggggtGTGCTGTACGCATGCGCGTGTGTATGGGGTGTGCTGTACCCATTGTCATGTGTATGGGATGTGCTGTACCTgctcctgcagtgtgtggttcTTCTCTTGCAGCTGATTGAGCAGGgcggtctctccctctcctgcctggATCTTGGCACACAGGTCCTCGCGCTCTGTCTCCAGCTGGCTGATGCTATCTCTGCTTTTCTGTAGCAGAGCCTCCAGGTTCTGGATCTTCTGGTCCTTATCCCCAATCTGTCGCAGCACCTGCTCCAGATCATTCTacaacagagcagcacagttaTACATGCgggcatgcgcacacacacacgcacacactcacactaccCTTTTTAAAGTCAAGGACACAATAGttaatgattaataacgttAATTAACGTATATCTATTCACTCATGCCCTTTACTGACACATGGTCCTACATGGCCCTTAACATGATACCCTGGAAACAATGGCAGTAGCCATTGacatgcagtttgtgtgtgtccaccTGTCACTATTGTTCATGGTTGCACACCACTCCGGTCCTGAATCAATACCTGTGCCTCTCTCAGCTTGCCGTTGGTGCTCTGTTGTAGCGCCTGGACCTCCTGGTGGTTCTGCCTGGCCTTGTCCAGCTGTTGCTGAAGGTCCAATGTCTTACTTGCACTCTCCTTCAGCTGGGGGGACAAAGGTAGCCAACATGAACCCACCTACTGAATCCGTGGGGACATCCTGGTGTTTCACAACTCcaaacattaacatgaaaattTTACACATCTGGTTAAAATCCATCACACACCCTTGTTCCTTCAGTCTGATTTAAACACATATTGCTATtgtataaacatgttttaaattaacatttacag
The sequence above is a segment of the Megalops cyprinoides isolate fMegCyp1 chromosome 23, fMegCyp1.pri, whole genome shotgun sequence genome. Coding sequences within it:
- the eea1 gene encoding early endosome antigen 1 isoform X1; amino-acid sequence: MLRRILQRTPGKGGPDQPATDVNNDQTSEGFICPQCMKSHSSAEELFKHYEVFHESTSQPSPQAPGREDLAILRQEVQDLQASLKEERWFSGELKKELDKVQGQLKQGPQDDGQASMEESELQMKLNESETEKFNIKQMKDLFEQKAAQLATEIVDIKSRYDEERSLRQVAEERAGSLAQDLQREKQEKERCQAELLQRPGFEDVEVLKRELIQVQTLMDNMTREREEESEHLKSQCQQLQAEHTVSEIHKLERTVSQLRAELEKGPQEVAVYTQQIHQLQQQNQDLLEKLGKKDRDCQELEERLSMEQANRKSVQTNLHQRELELQQLHVRVSASEASLLRAQAELGERGEAGGRLRQELAELELSHQQLKAETKQLQQQREEREQQSRQQQAEISQLHMKLLETERQLGEVQGRLKEQRQLSGEKLKDREQQVAELQLKLSRTEEQLKESASKTLDLQQQLDKARQNHQEVQALQQSTNGKLREAQNDLEQVLRQIGDKDQKIQNLEALLQKSRDSISQLETEREDLCAKIQAGEGETALLNQLQEKNHTLQEQVMQLTNKMKNQSESHKQAQDNLHEQVQEQKTRLRSAQDHCQALENSVTDLNTQLTQSKERVAQLDTQLKAKTEMLLSAEAAKTTQRADLQNHLETAQHTLQDKQQELLKTQAKLGEITRKLQEKQELCSQLEGSLKECKDKLLNSEQEAEQLKGQVKKLEAEVQELRASRTEAQQALLKAQQCSTQADTKIQELSHQLDVERERAAGLQEDLKCQNATLLATQQQLQQREEERASLQRRLDELGEEGKVQQADLEKAQREKDALNQKLNAAQDSLKKTLSKLEQEKKCASSTLAEKENSHQQAKQELKKRLETTSKELEEVKGQLQRMEETEKGLKAQVTALSTQLAQMQEALEEKEKGTQLLQEKLKTTQGSFIQEMKKLENQMSDLQTLNAKKVEEEGKLKEQIATLSQDLSSERTQRVELQKSLDSSQHTLATLQSNCYGKDSEISALRQDLKASEDKFTLAQEEIVSNQVHLSSQEAQIKQLKAGHTMLQQDVAQKDNRLQQQEEALRELQQQQERSQEQLKEEQLKGEELREMQGSLEQEVKRLTEELRASTDRSDKELQELREAKQLLIQQKLEVQNRVESTQAELQQEKQQHQATRDGLCQREEDLQAEKAQIQAELEAELKTKAELVKRHEEVESRLSMQVTALNENMATLKREWQGSQRRVGELEKQTDELRGDIAVLEATVQNNQDERRALLERCLKGEGEIEKLQAKVVEMRRKLDDTTAAMQELGRENQSLQIKQSQNLTRKWAEDHEVQNCMACGKGFSVTIRKHHCRHCGNIFCAECSAKNALTPSSKKPVRVCDTCFDELQG
- the eea1 gene encoding early endosome antigen 1 isoform X2, translating into MLRRILQRTPGKGGPDQPATDVNNDQTSEGFICPQCMKSHSSAEELFKHYEVFHESTSQPSPQAPGREDLAILRQEVQDLQASLKEERWFSGELKKELDKVQGQLKQGPQDDGQASMEESELQMKLNESETEKFNIKQMKDLFEQKAAQLATEIVDIKSRYDEERSLRQVAEERAGSLAQDLQREKQEKERCQAELLQRPGFEDVEVLKRELIQVQTLMDNMTREREEESEHLKSQCQQLQAEHTVSERTVSQLRAELEKGPQEVAVYTQQIHQLQQQNQDLLEKLGKKDRDCQELEERLSMEQANRKSVQTNLHQRELELQQLHVRVSASEASLLRAQAELGERGEAGGRLRQELAELELSHQQLKAETKQLQQQREEREQQSRQQQAEISQLHMKLLETERQLGEVQGRLKEQRQLSGEKLKDREQQVAELQLKLSRTEEQLKESASKTLDLQQQLDKARQNHQEVQALQQSTNGKLREAQNDLEQVLRQIGDKDQKIQNLEALLQKSRDSISQLETEREDLCAKIQAGEGETALLNQLQEKNHTLQEQVMQLTNKMKNQSESHKQAQDNLHEQVQEQKTRLRSAQDHCQALENSVTDLNTQLTQSKERVAQLDTQLKAKTEMLLSAEAAKTTQRADLQNHLETAQHTLQDKQQELLKTQAKLGEITRKLQEKQELCSQLEGSLKECKDKLLNSEQEAEQLKGQVKKLEAEVQELRASRTEAQQALLKAQQCSTQADTKIQELSHQLDVERERAAGLQEDLKCQNATLLATQQQLQQREEERASLQRRLDELGEEGKVQQADLEKAQREKDALNQKLNAAQDSLKKTLSKLEQEKKCASSTLAEKENSHQQAKQELKKRLETTSKELEEVKGQLQRMEETEKGLKAQVTALSTQLAQMQEALEEKEKGTQLLQEKLKTTQGSFIQEMKKLENQMSDLQTLNAKKVEEEGKLKEQIATLSQDLSSERTQRVELQKSLDSSQHTLATLQSNCYGKDSEISALRQDLKASEDKFTLAQEEIVSNQVHLSSQEAQIKQLKAGHTMLQQDVAQKDNRLQQQEEALRELQQQQERSQEQLKEEQLKGEELREMQGSLEQEVKRLTEELRASTDRSDKELQELREAKQLLIQQKLEVQNRVESTQAELQQEKQQHQATRDGLCQREEDLQAEKAQIQAELEAELKTKAELVKRHEEVESRLSMQVTALNENMATLKREWQGSQRRVGELEKQTDELRGDIAVLEATVQNNQDERRALLERCLKGEGEIEKLQAKVVEMRRKLDDTTAAMQELGRENQSLQIKQSQNLTRKWAEDHEVQNCMACGKGFSVTIRKHHCRHCGNIFCAECSAKNALTPSSKKPVRVCDTCFDELQG